Proteins encoded within one genomic window of Trichoderma asperellum chromosome 2, complete sequence:
- a CDS encoding uncharacterized protein (EggNog:ENOG41~antiSMASH:Cluster_2.5), whose product MVSAPRGPRSHNKSDQELDRIIRRLNDTFELQLCKPDVTLSPRKNRERRRNDEEARVDNIYQKIRHLYYTGDDRLAAYIGNFEQRGRRILSKSASQSSSNHIRALLQQCLLDILCEVYKPESRQWSKREPEAMPDGSPKRAKSHLYEHLDAVDALPVRSRDSFANISTVISSESRSRSEVVQPPPQQASFEQSLLSTRTSFHSQVFSTQTQDGPFISQTSVGAESPNHSNNYPYSQNTEVNSSSEASASSSDENIPKQLTDFSFRGKEMLNGRSQSHNNSKFQALVSSSSHLHQDSKAGVGKSLEERLDHIWPKLPDPGLTEAPLAVMWEITRAALHCNVPLDQFDLLYEPKSNDIWHNQRNLRDTISKHPLFHGKSLPQSSDSGAWQTALGDFQTNAKTVTLSAELAYNQDPSGPLYSLRLHPLKLELGHRLARRFGADRFLEMTIPPPSASSDDKPKILDEDKESLKKIVDWLTRSPHYFLGRCWRPFFVRTIKGKRASGANKGAPPERLYFFAYNGDCFRDFDTPDGIPLLQEPLGIRSRRKMKLSDLLRWVINIDNERNSEQPVTKLFSRLALSLSRTWPTVTLERHQIRIRTKDLGISGKMVMNDGIGRISPSLAKKVAESLGLIDCPSCFQGRLGSAKGMWLIDVDSEEDFEEDFEEDWVEIYPSQIKWECDFKDMHHRTLEIRNWPSELKSASLNQQFIPVLEAQAIKPEVMRWVISEHLQRALQADLGEQTEAMKDPMSLRLWIHQSGPPKNDRSLDGYAEFLAGLPNNNADKVAFLLDSGFDQRRMKYLTDTVLEMCQKKANILKTKMNITIPCSAYVYMAADFSSTLKEGEVHLSFSTKFQAEGFSDTLLEQMDVLVARAPAHLPSDIQRVKVVSRPELRKLKDVIIFSTKGSDPLADKLSGGDYDGDMAWVCWDPRIVQNFRNASVPEPADFITGGYLRKNTTKFTSILDSLASDDSNKNADTKSEQLEEACLDFTSQAFLFNLQPSFLGRCTKYKERLCYTLPKSVQDERVIRLSQLLGYLVDQKKQGIEFTDEDWKRFQKSQLGMKRPFLEDPEYAKEKGERRPNIGGLLHILDYLRFDVADKVISNVLEDLSKKINANGAMAYDEDLTKLYNMYDERASGKDEDSSYCRQLRTHLQKEIDALRDEWRISFRKGSNGVENSNFANKVEAIYQKWLDIKPPEELLASGHFPELLPDPNKDSATSNWELLKASTTFKRHDKSTFAWHMAGKQLAYIKAMAHRVPGETSKVLMIPEMWGILRPDKKFIMSLSMQREAARDSESAVALEEVFEFDDDGTVIDDA is encoded by the exons ATGGTGTCTGCGCCTCGGGGGCCTCGTTCGCACAATAAATCTGATCAGGAGCTGGACCGTATTATTCGAAGGCTCAATGACACCTTTGAGCTGCAGCTTTGCAAACCCGATGTGACGCTCTCCCCTCGTAAGAACAGAGAGCGTCGACgaaatgatgaagaggcccGAGTTGACAACATATACCAGAAAATCCGGCATTTGTATTATACGGGAGATGATCGACTAGCCGCATATATAGGCAATTTTGAGCAGCGTGGGCGCAGGATCCTGTCCAAGTCTGCGTCACAGAGTTCCAGTAACCATATtcgagctcttcttcagcaatgTCTGCTAGATATCCTCTGCGAAGTATATAAGCCAGAATCGAGACAGTGGAGTAAGAGAGAGCCTGAAGCAATGCCGGACGGTTCTCCAAAACGAGCTAAAAGTCATTTATATGAGCATCTCGATGCCGTAGATGCCCTTCCAGTTCGCTCCAGAGATTCATTTGCGAATATCAGCACAGTGATATCTTCTGAGAGTCGCTCTCGAAGTGAAGTTGTTCAACCCCCTCCTCAACAAGCATCTTTTGAACAGTCACTCCTCTCAACTCGAACATCATTTCACTCCCAAGTGTTTTCTACCCAAACACAAGATGGGCCCTTTATAAGTCAAACATCTGTTGGCGCTGAATCGCCAAATCATTCAAATAACTATCCATACTCGCAAAACACAGAGGTCAATTCTTCTTCAGAAGCGTCTGCATCGAGCTCCGATGAAAACATACCGAAACAGCTTACAGATTTCTCTTTTCGTGGGAAAGAAATGCTTAATGGCCGTTCCCAGAGCCATAATAATTCGAAATTTCAAGCTCTTGTATCTTCATCAAGTCATTTACATCAAGATAGCAAAGCGGGCGTAGGCAAATCTCTAGAAGAAAGACTTGATCATATTTGGC CGAAATTACCTGACCCTGGATTAACAGAAGCCCCCTTGGCTGTCATGTGGGAGATCACCAGAGCTGCTCTTCATTGCAATGTTCCACTGGATCAGTTTGATTTATTGTATGAACCGAAATCGAACGATATATGGCACAACCAGCGTAATCTGAGGGATACAATCTCCAAGCACCCTCTATTCCACGGCAAAAGTTTACCTCAGTCTAGCGACTCAGGTGCATGGCAAACGGCACTAGGAGACTTCCAAACCAATGCAAAGACGGTTACACTCTCTGCAGAACTGGCGTATAATCAGGATCCGAGTGGGCCACTCTATAGCCTTCGTCTGCACCCTTTGAAGCTTGAGCTAGGTCATCGGCTGGCGCGCCGATTTGGTGCTGACCGCTTCCTGGAGATGACCATTCCACCACCATCTGCGTCATCGGATGACAAACCAAAGATTCTCGATGAGGACAAGGAAAGCCTTAAAAAGATTGTAGATTGGCTCACAAGATCTCCTCATTATTTCCTTGGACGATGCTGGAGACCATTCTTCGTTCGCACCATCAAAGGAAAGAGAGCTTCAGGGGCGAATAAAGGTGCCCCTCCTGAGAGACTGTATTTTTTTGCTTATAATGGCGATTGTTTTCGTGATTTCGACACCCCAGACGGCATCCCGCTGCTGCAAGAACCACTCGGGATCAGGAGCCGCAGAAAAATGAAGCTTAGTGATCTGCTACGATGGGTTATTAACATCGATAACGAACGAAATTCCGAGCAGCCTGTTACTAAACTGTTTTCTCGGTTGGCGCTAA GCCTCAGTCGAACCTGGCCTACTGTTACACTCGAACGGCACCAAATTCGCATCCGAACCAAAGATTTGGGTATCTCTGGTAAGATGGTGATGAATGATGGAATTGGTCGCATTTCACCAAGCCTGGCTAAGAAAGTCGCCGAATCGCTTGGGTTAATAGATTGCCCGAGCTGCTTCCAAGGTCGACTGGGAAGTGCAAAAGGTATGTGGCTGATTGATGTTGACAGCGAGGAAGACTTCGAAGAAGATTTCGAGGAAGATTGGGTCGAAATATACCCATCACAAATTAAATGGGAATGCGATTTCAAAGATATGCACCACCGAACTCTTGAGATACGTAATTGGCCTTCGGAACTGAAATCGGCCTCTTTGAACCAACAATTTATCCCGGTGCTGGAAGCGCAGGCAATAAAGCCGGAGGTAATGCGGTGGGTAATCTCTGAGCATTTACAGAGAGCCCTGCAAGCCGATCTTGGAGAGCAAACGGAAGCTATGAAAGACCCGATGAGTCTTCGGTTATGGATTCATCAATCCGGGCCCCCAAAGAACGATCGGTCATTGGATGGCTATGCGGAGTTTCTAGCTGGTCTGCCTAATAACAATGCCGATAAAGTGGCATTTCTGCTTGACTCTGGGTTCGATCAGAGGAGAATGAAGTACCTGACGGATACTGTTCTAGAAATGTGCCAGAAGAAGGCTAACATTCTAAAGACCAAGATGAACATCACCATCCCCTGCTCAGCTTATGTCTATATGGCTGCTGACTTTTCATCTACTCTCAAGGAAGGAGAAGTgcatctttccttttccacaAAATTTCAGGCTGAAGGGTTCTCAGACACGCTACTGGAGCAGATGGATGTTTTGGTAGCAAGGGCGCCGGCCCATTTACCAAGCGATATCCAGAGAGTCAAAGTAGTATCTCGACCTGAACTTCGGAAGCTGAAGGATGTCATTATATTTTCAACAAAAGGATCTGATCCTCTTGCCGACAAACTGTCGGGTGGTGATTACGACGGCGATATGGCATGGGTATGTTGGGACCCACGCATTGTGCAGAATTTCAGAAATGCTTCCGTACCAGAGCCGGCGGATTTCATCACAGGTGGATATCTACGCAAAAACACTACAAAATTTACTAGCATACTGGACAGCCTTGCAAGTGACGACAGCAACAAGAATGCGGACACAAAATCTGAGCAACTTGAGGAAGCTTGTTTAGACTTTACATCCCAGGCATTTTTGTTTAATCTACAGCCTTCGTTCTTGGGCCGATGTACAAAGTATAAAGAAAGACTATGCTATACTTTGCCGAAATCAGTCCAAGACGAGCGTGTTATTCGTTTGAGCCAGTTGCTTGGCTACTTGGTCGATCAGAAGAAACAGGGCATTGAATTTACGGATGAAGACTGGAAGCGATTTCAAAAAAGTCAACTTGGAATGAAGAGACCTTTTTTGGAGGATCCTGAGTATGcgaaagagaagggggagaggaggcCTAATATCGGGGGTCTGTTGCATATTCTTGATTATCTGAGGTTCGATGTTGCTGACAAAGTTATTTCCAACGTCTTGGAGGATTTGAGCAAGAAGATCAATGCCAATGGCGCAATGGCCTATGACGAAGATCTTACTAAGTTGTACAACATGTATGACGAAAGAGCGAGCGGGAAAGACGAAGACTCTTCATACTGCAGACAGCTGCGAACGCACCTCCAAAAGGAAATTGACGCACTTCGGGACGAGTGGCGCATCAGCTTTCGCAAGGGGAGTAATGGAGTTGAAAACTCCAATTTTGCTAATAAAGTGGAGGCTATATATCAGAAATGGCTTGATATCAAACCTCCAGAGGAACTACTCGCAAGCGGCCACTTTCCAGAGCTACTCCCTGATCCTAATAAAGACTCTGCAACAAGTAATTGGGAACTCCTTAAAGCTTCAACTACTTTCAAAAGACACGACAAATCTACTTTTGCCTGGCACATGGCTGGGAAGCAGCTAGCATACATCAAAGCGATGGCGCATCGTGTTCCAGGAGAGACATCCAAGGTCTTGATGATACCAGAGATGTGGGGAATCTTGCGGCCGGACAAAAAATTCATCATGTCACTTTCAATGCAGCGGGAGGCAGCTCGGGATTCGGAGAGTGCAGTGGCTCTCGAAGAGGTCTTTGAGTTTGACGATGATGGTACAGTGATTGACGATGCCTGA
- a CDS encoding uncharacterized protein (EggNog:ENOG41~antiSMASH:Cluster_2.5): protein MPDGSPKRAKSHLYEHLDAVDALPVRSRDSFANISTVISSESRSRSEVVQPPPQQASFEQSLLSTRTSFHSQVFSTQTQDGPFISQTSVGAESPNHSNNYPYSQNTEVNSSSEASASSSDENIPKQLTDFSFRGKEMLNGRSQSHNNSKFQALVSSSSHLHQDSKAGVGKSLEERLDHIWPKLPDPGLTEAPLAVMWEITRAALHCNVPLDQFDLLYEPKSNDIWHNQRNLRDTISKHPLFHGKSLPQSSDSGAWQTALGDFQTNAKTVTLSAELAYNQDPSGPLYSLRLHPLKLELGHRLARRFGADRFLEMTIPPPSASSDDKPKILDEDKESLKKIVDWLTRSPHYFLGRCWRPFFVRTIKGKRASGANKGAPPERLYFFAYNGDCFRDFDTPDGIPLLQEPLGIRSRRKMKLSDLLRWVINIDNERNSEQPVTKLFSRLALSLSRTWPTVTLERHQIRIRTKDLGISGKMVMNDGIGRISPSLAKKVAESLGLIDCPSCFQGRLGSAKGMWLIDVDSEEDFEEDFEEDWVEIYPSQIKWECDFKDMHHRTLEIRNWPSELKSASLNQQFIPVLEAQAIKPEVMRWVISEHLQRALQADLGEQTEAMKDPMSLRLWIHQSGPPKNDRSLDGYAEFLAGLPNNNADKVAFLLDSGFDQRRMKYLTDTVLEMCQKKANILKTKMNITIPCSAYVYMAADFSSTLKEGEVHLSFSTKFQAEGFSDTLLEQMDVLVARAPAHLPSDIQRVKVVSRPELRKLKDVIIFSTKGSDPLADKLSGGDYDGDMAWVCWDPRIVQNFRNASVPEPADFITGGYLRKNTTKFTSILDSLASDDSNKNADTKSEQLEEACLDFTSQAFLFNLQPSFLGRCTKYKERLCYTLPKSVQDERVIRLSQLLGYLVDQKKQGIEFTDEDWKRFQKSQLGMKRPFLEDPEYAKEKGERRPNIGGLLHILDYLRFDVADKVISNVLEDLSKKINANGAMAYDEDLTKLYNMYDERASGKDEDSSYCRQLRTHLQKEIDALRDEWRISFRKGSNGVENSNFANKVEAIYQKWLDIKPPEELLASGHFPELLPDPNKDSATSNWELLKASTTFKRHDKSTFAWHMAGKQLAYIKAMAHRVPGETSKVLMIPEMWGILRPDKKFIMSLSMQREAARDSESAVALEEVFEFDDDGTVIDDA, encoded by the exons ATGCCGGACGGTTCTCCAAAACGAGCTAAAAGTCATTTATATGAGCATCTCGATGCCGTAGATGCCCTTCCAGTTCGCTCCAGAGATTCATTTGCGAATATCAGCACAGTGATATCTTCTGAGAGTCGCTCTCGAAGTGAAGTTGTTCAACCCCCTCCTCAACAAGCATCTTTTGAACAGTCACTCCTCTCAACTCGAACATCATTTCACTCCCAAGTGTTTTCTACCCAAACACAAGATGGGCCCTTTATAAGTCAAACATCTGTTGGCGCTGAATCGCCAAATCATTCAAATAACTATCCATACTCGCAAAACACAGAGGTCAATTCTTCTTCAGAAGCGTCTGCATCGAGCTCCGATGAAAACATACCGAAACAGCTTACAGATTTCTCTTTTCGTGGGAAAGAAATGCTTAATGGCCGTTCCCAGAGCCATAATAATTCGAAATTTCAAGCTCTTGTATCTTCATCAAGTCATTTACATCAAGATAGCAAAGCGGGCGTAGGCAAATCTCTAGAAGAAAGACTTGATCATATTTGGC CGAAATTACCTGACCCTGGATTAACAGAAGCCCCCTTGGCTGTCATGTGGGAGATCACCAGAGCTGCTCTTCATTGCAATGTTCCACTGGATCAGTTTGATTTATTGTATGAACCGAAATCGAACGATATATGGCACAACCAGCGTAATCTGAGGGATACAATCTCCAAGCACCCTCTATTCCACGGCAAAAGTTTACCTCAGTCTAGCGACTCAGGTGCATGGCAAACGGCACTAGGAGACTTCCAAACCAATGCAAAGACGGTTACACTCTCTGCAGAACTGGCGTATAATCAGGATCCGAGTGGGCCACTCTATAGCCTTCGTCTGCACCCTTTGAAGCTTGAGCTAGGTCATCGGCTGGCGCGCCGATTTGGTGCTGACCGCTTCCTGGAGATGACCATTCCACCACCATCTGCGTCATCGGATGACAAACCAAAGATTCTCGATGAGGACAAGGAAAGCCTTAAAAAGATTGTAGATTGGCTCACAAGATCTCCTCATTATTTCCTTGGACGATGCTGGAGACCATTCTTCGTTCGCACCATCAAAGGAAAGAGAGCTTCAGGGGCGAATAAAGGTGCCCCTCCTGAGAGACTGTATTTTTTTGCTTATAATGGCGATTGTTTTCGTGATTTCGACACCCCAGACGGCATCCCGCTGCTGCAAGAACCACTCGGGATCAGGAGCCGCAGAAAAATGAAGCTTAGTGATCTGCTACGATGGGTTATTAACATCGATAACGAACGAAATTCCGAGCAGCCTGTTACTAAACTGTTTTCTCGGTTGGCGCTAA GCCTCAGTCGAACCTGGCCTACTGTTACACTCGAACGGCACCAAATTCGCATCCGAACCAAAGATTTGGGTATCTCTGGTAAGATGGTGATGAATGATGGAATTGGTCGCATTTCACCAAGCCTGGCTAAGAAAGTCGCCGAATCGCTTGGGTTAATAGATTGCCCGAGCTGCTTCCAAGGTCGACTGGGAAGTGCAAAAGGTATGTGGCTGATTGATGTTGACAGCGAGGAAGACTTCGAAGAAGATTTCGAGGAAGATTGGGTCGAAATATACCCATCACAAATTAAATGGGAATGCGATTTCAAAGATATGCACCACCGAACTCTTGAGATACGTAATTGGCCTTCGGAACTGAAATCGGCCTCTTTGAACCAACAATTTATCCCGGTGCTGGAAGCGCAGGCAATAAAGCCGGAGGTAATGCGGTGGGTAATCTCTGAGCATTTACAGAGAGCCCTGCAAGCCGATCTTGGAGAGCAAACGGAAGCTATGAAAGACCCGATGAGTCTTCGGTTATGGATTCATCAATCCGGGCCCCCAAAGAACGATCGGTCATTGGATGGCTATGCGGAGTTTCTAGCTGGTCTGCCTAATAACAATGCCGATAAAGTGGCATTTCTGCTTGACTCTGGGTTCGATCAGAGGAGAATGAAGTACCTGACGGATACTGTTCTAGAAATGTGCCAGAAGAAGGCTAACATTCTAAAGACCAAGATGAACATCACCATCCCCTGCTCAGCTTATGTCTATATGGCTGCTGACTTTTCATCTACTCTCAAGGAAGGAGAAGTgcatctttccttttccacaAAATTTCAGGCTGAAGGGTTCTCAGACACGCTACTGGAGCAGATGGATGTTTTGGTAGCAAGGGCGCCGGCCCATTTACCAAGCGATATCCAGAGAGTCAAAGTAGTATCTCGACCTGAACTTCGGAAGCTGAAGGATGTCATTATATTTTCAACAAAAGGATCTGATCCTCTTGCCGACAAACTGTCGGGTGGTGATTACGACGGCGATATGGCATGGGTATGTTGGGACCCACGCATTGTGCAGAATTTCAGAAATGCTTCCGTACCAGAGCCGGCGGATTTCATCACAGGTGGATATCTACGCAAAAACACTACAAAATTTACTAGCATACTGGACAGCCTTGCAAGTGACGACAGCAACAAGAATGCGGACACAAAATCTGAGCAACTTGAGGAAGCTTGTTTAGACTTTACATCCCAGGCATTTTTGTTTAATCTACAGCCTTCGTTCTTGGGCCGATGTACAAAGTATAAAGAAAGACTATGCTATACTTTGCCGAAATCAGTCCAAGACGAGCGTGTTATTCGTTTGAGCCAGTTGCTTGGCTACTTGGTCGATCAGAAGAAACAGGGCATTGAATTTACGGATGAAGACTGGAAGCGATTTCAAAAAAGTCAACTTGGAATGAAGAGACCTTTTTTGGAGGATCCTGAGTATGcgaaagagaagggggagaggaggcCTAATATCGGGGGTCTGTTGCATATTCTTGATTATCTGAGGTTCGATGTTGCTGACAAAGTTATTTCCAACGTCTTGGAGGATTTGAGCAAGAAGATCAATGCCAATGGCGCAATGGCCTATGACGAAGATCTTACTAAGTTGTACAACATGTATGACGAAAGAGCGAGCGGGAAAGACGAAGACTCTTCATACTGCAGACAGCTGCGAACGCACCTCCAAAAGGAAATTGACGCACTTCGGGACGAGTGGCGCATCAGCTTTCGCAAGGGGAGTAATGGAGTTGAAAACTCCAATTTTGCTAATAAAGTGGAGGCTATATATCAGAAATGGCTTGATATCAAACCTCCAGAGGAACTACTCGCAAGCGGCCACTTTCCAGAGCTACTCCCTGATCCTAATAAAGACTCTGCAACAAGTAATTGGGAACTCCTTAAAGCTTCAACTACTTTCAAAAGACACGACAAATCTACTTTTGCCTGGCACATGGCTGGGAAGCAGCTAGCATACATCAAAGCGATGGCGCATCGTGTTCCAGGAGAGACATCCAAGGTCTTGATGATACCAGAGATGTGGGGAATCTTGCGGCCGGACAAAAAATTCATCATGTCACTTTCAATGCAGCGGGAGGCAGCTCGGGATTCGGAGAGTGCAGTGGCTCTCGAAGAGGTCTTTGAGTTTGACGATGATGGTACAGTGATTGACGATGCCTGA